A window of the Podospora bellae-mahoneyi strain CBS 112042 chromosome 6, whole genome shotgun sequence genome harbors these coding sequences:
- a CDS encoding hypothetical protein (EggNog:ENOG503P99N; COG:S) — MSFIQFQPPFPFPPSSYQHSYSYRHSRDWRRAGIVRSSPFRNHGRHGSAFLPPCLGGRFHAAAASLVANVGTPRPSSIYPSTIPSSTAIPYQEPFAAAPPENYMMQGNPTNTGAPPEKPLVPSSTADWEAKKDVIRQLYMDENRILNEVIDIMHRVHRFKATARMYKGQFHKWEWSKYNTRKGRSQNALMPAQSRATKKRAHDADNTVSSETAAAHLDFGLPTVQSTGSQAVMARVGNAMNTPLLHQNSDFRNVEFSLDAYKALINIWSPGDKPWKSSIPSPPAAPAGTILQQVQQALALFDRGQNAGGIQILDSVNERIASALTITASSSSSAACGDNKTGTEITTTTTATTATTANIPIEIIWDCFLAVPQLILTANRPELLSLFMDYLARYANITLSSGHPLTKISCHLAALTRAFSIHRQQKNNHPQTSQEEALNMLKMYVSESWTLWLDLITETRGPKDHVTIHLRRGYAVLMEEDGDSPGRGSSRLLTDFTSSLDESIQIRGEEATTARVLELEELLAKMYMPLFTPKKLAHAEKMLKDVITKVVTRLGKGGTRADTEMGYNDRFLLFIVKHFLARIADHEGNLEAGRKWRRESLETEKKDLFWRQTSQMVEEGLRADGREEEAEEIKREMEEVMPKEE, encoded by the exons ATGTCATTCATACAGttccaacccccttttccctttcctccctcGTCCTACCAGCACAGCTATTCATACAGACACTCCCGTGACTGGCGGAGAGCGGGCATCGTGCGCTCGTCTCCCTTCCGGAATCATGGCAGGCACGGCTCTGCCTTCTTGCCTCCATGTCTAGGAGGGCGTTTTCACGCCGCTGCGGCCTCCCTGGTTGCTAACGTCGGGACCCCTCGACCAAGCTCAATATATCCATCAACAATTCCAAGCTCCACGGCCATCCCATACCAAGAACCGTTCGCGGCTGCACCGCCGGAGAATTACATGATGCAAGGGAATCCAACAAATACAGGTGCTCCGCCGGAGAAACCGTTGGTCCCGAGCAGCACTGCAGATTGGGAAGCCAAAAAAGATGTCATCAGGCAGCTGTACATGGACGAAAATCGCATTTTGAACGAGGTCATCGATATTATGCACCGCGTTCACAGGTTCAAGGCAAC AGCGAGAATGTACAAAGGCCAGTTCCACAAGTGGGAGTGGTCAAAGTACAACACCAGAAAGGGACGAAGCCAGAACGCCTTGATGCCCGCTCAGTCCAGGGCAACGAAGAAGCGAGCACACGACGCCGACAACACCGTCAGTAGTGAGACGGCCGCAGCTCACCTTGACTTTGGTCTTCCAACTGTCCAGTCAACTGGGAGCCAAGCTGTGATGGCAAGAGTTGGAAATGCGATGAACACGCCGCTCTTGCATCAAAACTCCGACTTTCGCAATGTTGAATTCTCTCTCGATGCGTACAAGGCGCTGATCAACATTTGGTCCCCCGGTGACAAGCCGTGGAAGTCTTCGATTCCGTCACCTCCCGCCGCGCCTGCTGGAACCATACTTCAACAAGTTCAGCAAGCGCTAGCTTTGTTTGATCGGGGGCAGAATGCAGGAGGAATCCAAATCCTGGACTCGGTCAATGAAAGAATAGCCTCTGCTCTCACAATCACcgcatcctcttcttcttcggcagcCTGTGGTGACAACAAGACCGGCACcgagatcaccaccaccaccactgccaccaccgccaccactGCCAACATCCCCATCGAAATCATATGGGACTGTTTTCTTGCCGTCCCCCAGCTGATCCTCACCGCCAACCGGCCCGAGCTACTAAGTCTCTTCATGGACTACCTCGCCCGCTacgccaacatcaccctATCGTCGGGGCACCCCCTTACCAAAATCTCATGCCATCTCGCCGCCTTGACCCGTGCGTTTTCCATCCACCGCCAGCAAAAGAACAATCACCCCCAAAccagccaagaagaagccctcaACATGCTCAAAATGTATGTCTCCGAGTCCTGGACCCTCTGGCTCGACCTCATCACCGAGACACGCGGGCCGAAAGACCATgtcaccatccacctccgccgTGGGTACGCAGTGCTCATGGAGGAAGACGGCGATTCCCCGGGACGAGGAAGCTCAAGGTTACTTACCGATTTTACGTCCAGTCTGGACGAGTCGATCCAGATCCGCGGGGAGGAGGCCACCACTGCACGGGTGCTAGAGTTGGAGGAGTTACTGGCCAAGATGTATATGCCACTTTTTACGCCAAAGAAGCTGGCGCACGCGGAGAAGATGCTCAAGGATGTGATCACAAAGGTGGTGACGAGgctggggaaaggggggacgAGGGCGGACACAGAAATGGGGTACAATGACCGGTTTCTGCTCTTCATTGTCAAGCACTTCTTGGCAAGGATAGCAGATCATGAAGGGAATTTGGAAGCTGGGcggaagtggaggagggagagcttggagacggagaagaaggatttGTTTTGGAGGCAGACGTCccagatggtggaggagggcttgagggcggatgggagggaggaggaggcggaagagattaagcgggagatggaggaagTGATGCCCAAAGAGgagtag
- a CDS encoding hypothetical protein (EggNog:ENOG503P4H5), producing the protein MSEPDLSKIARDAERDLNTYQSKTGSSRRGLDDSGVPDTSANKMFSGSTVKTGVDFVTSKSYNRRIPGDEGGDVDDKGHWVHGRAYEGEGGPEDKTAHIYQHNPGGIDEATVRKWGKDPVELERATLRKDRPDLLPSEEALGGRANEPAHQGDVSEQGRLACKANLGRDEEDKRELPSQGSGGSRYKAAYYETPESVPDQGADAGVIPPKSSTGISRNI; encoded by the exons ATGTCCGAGCCCGACTTGTCCAAGATCGCCCGCGATGCCGAGCGGGACCTGAACACGTATCAGTCCAAGACCGGCTCCTCCAGACGAGGACTGGATGACTCTGGTGTCCCTGACACGTCGGCTAACAAGATGTTTTCCGGCTCGACTGTCAAGACGGGGGTCGACTTTGTCACCAGCAAGAGCTACAACCGTCGCATTCCGGGTGAtgaaggaggtgatgtggACGACAAGGGACA CTGGGTCCATGGCCGGGCGTAtgagggtgaaggtggtCCAGAAGACAAGACAGCTCACATCTATCAGCATAATCCGGGCGGGATTGACGAGGCAACAGTGAGGAAGTGGGGCAAGGATCCGGTTGAGCTGGAAAGGGCTACACTCCGGAAGGACAGGCCTGATCTGCTCCCTTCCGAGGAAGCACTCGGCGGGAGAGCTAACGAGCCGGCTCACCAGGGCGACGTTTCCGAACAAGGTAGACTGGCGTGCAAGGCCAATTTGGGacgggatgaggaggacaagagagAGCTGCCGAGCCAAGGGTCAGGTGGTTCCCGCTACAAGGCGGCCTACTATGAGACACCCGAGAGTGTGCCCGATCAAGGAGCTGATGCGGGTGTGATTCCGCCCAAGTCCTCAACGGGAATATCACGGAACATCTAG
- the FSH3 gene encoding Family of serine hydrolases 3 (EggNog:ENOG503NX5C; COG:E), which translates to MPSQSRWQSEKTGWTPPPQLTAFIHMLSFHTWRFVASRSQSRIHSFFQVVRFFSVSQRSLFCSTTMAETQSGTQTPISGASTPVPRGKAVNNKPPKKEVKILMLHGYTQSGPLFRAKTRAVEKLLVKALAPRNLIPSLIYPTAPNRLYPRDIPGYQPSSDNEGREDEEIDSWAWFRKDEATGSYRLVQQGMLQLASAIEETGGGIEGVIGFSQGGCVASILAAALEGFRQPAEEHKEWVESIRAANGRQPLKFWVSYSGFWAVDQYLSGWLYQPKVKTPSLHYFGGLDTVVDESRSQGLVERSEGAVKVVHPGGHYVPVSKEWVVPLAGFVLQSLTEAPREDEKL; encoded by the exons ATGCCGAGCCAATCCCGCTGGCAATCCGAGAAGACTGGAtggacgccgccgccgcagttGACAGCTTTTATTCACATGCTGTCATTTCACACCTGGAGATTTGTCGCCAGCAGGTCGCAATCTCGGATCCATTCCTTTTTTCAAGTTGTGCGTTTCTTCAGCGTTAGTCAGAGAAGTCTCTTTTGCAGCACCACCATGGCCGAGACACAAAGCGGCACGCAGACTCCCATCTCCGGGGCTTCCACGCCAGTTCCCAGGGGCAAGgccgtcaacaacaagccaccAAAGAAGGAAGTCAAAATATTGATGCTTCATG GCTACACTCAATCTGGTCCCCTGTTTCGCGCCAAAACCCGCGCGGTGGAAAAGCTCCTCGTCAAGGCTCTGGCTCCCCGAAATCTCATCCCTTCTCTCATCTaccccaccgcccccaaCCGGCTGTACCCCCGCGACATCCCGGGGTATCAGCCGTCATCCGACAACGAAGGAagagaggacgaggagataGACTCTTGGGCTTGGTTCCGCAAAGACGAAGCTACTGGGTCGTATCGTCTTGTCCAGCAGGGAATGTTACAGCTCGCCTCCGCTATCGAAGAGACCGGCGGCGGTATCGAAGGTGTGATTGGGTTCAGTCAGGGGGGTTGTGTAGCTTCCATTCTTGCTGCCGCGTTGGAAGGGTTCAGGCAGCCGGCTGAGGAGCACAAGGAGTGGGTGGAAAGTATACGGGCCGCAAACGGCAGACAGCCGCTCAAGTTTTGGGTGTCGTACTCTGGGTTCTGGGCTGTGGACCAGTACCTGAGCGGGTGGCTTTATCAGCCAAAGGTGAAGACGCCGAGCTTGCACTattttggtggtttggatacagtggtggatgagagcAGGAGTCAGGGGCTGGTGGAAAGGTCGGAGGGGGCAGTCAAGGTGGTCCATCCGGGCGGGCATTATGTGCCCGTGAGCAAAGAGTGGGTGGTGCCGCTGGCTGGATTTGTGCTACAGTCTCTAACGGAGGCCCCTCGTGAGGACGAGAAGCTTTGA